In Nitrospinaceae bacterium, one genomic interval encodes:
- a CDS encoding maleate cis-trans isomerase yields MMDWKKKLGFIVPSWNTVMEYECQRMAPEGVSVHFTRVDHGIGAEKQVEEVPQLAELLGHANLDAICFGCTVASFVRPGIDQEISEIIEQKTNVPATTTTTAIIQALREMDVSRLALASPYRQELNDRLIQFLDGYGFEVTRERGLNIRGASFLPPEEVEALAREVDTPDADAILISCTNIRSLEVIDQLEADLGKPVLTSNAAALWYTLRVAGFEEPATAGGTLLRDHLSTVSHP; encoded by the coding sequence ATGATGGATTGGAAAAAGAAGTTGGGTTTTATCGTCCCCTCATGGAATACAGTGATGGAGTACGAATGCCAGCGCATGGCTCCGGAGGGTGTTTCTGTTCATTTCACCCGAGTGGATCATGGTATAGGTGCGGAAAAACAAGTTGAAGAGGTTCCCCAGTTGGCGGAGCTTCTTGGGCATGCCAACCTCGATGCTATTTGCTTTGGCTGCACTGTTGCGAGCTTTGTTCGGCCTGGTATTGATCAAGAAATTTCAGAAATTATAGAACAGAAGACAAATGTTCCGGCAACCACCACTACAACTGCCATAATTCAAGCTTTGCGAGAGATGGATGTTTCTCGTCTTGCTTTGGCTTCCCCTTACCGGCAAGAGCTAAATGATCGTCTCATTCAATTTTTAGATGGTTATGGGTTTGAGGTTACTCGGGAGCGTGGGCTTAATATCAGAGGGGCCTCTTTTTTGCCTCCGGAGGAAGTCGAAGCCCTGGCCAGGGAGGTTGATACGCCTGATGCGGACGCTATTTTAATCAGCTGTACAAATATCCGCTCTCTCGAGGTCATAGATCAGCTTGAAGCTGATCTTGGAAAGCCGGTGCTTACGAGCAATGCGGCGGCTCTTTGGTACACTCTTCGCGTGGCAGGTTTTGAAGAGCCCGCCACTGCGGGGGGCACATTGTTGCGCGACCATCTCTCGACAGTTTCCCACCCTTGA
- a CDS encoding D-2-hydroxyacid dehydrogenase family protein has protein sequence MKISILDDYFDTLRVLECFKKLNGHDVTIWNDHIQDMDELAGRLQDAEVLVLIRERTEIRAPLLEKLPNLKLISQRSIYPHIDVDDCTSLGVILSSSQHVGTPSYATAELTWGLIISAMRQIPQQMSSLKAGGWQSGVGNTLRGRTLGIFGYGRIGSAVAGYGKAFGMNILVWASEKSRSRAEVDGYETAESKEVFFEQCDVISLHLRLYDSTRSIVTATDLARMKLTALIVNTSRAQLIEQDALVDALRGGRPGMAAVDVYENEPMMEIDHPLFQLENVICTPHIGYVSQEEYELQFSDIFDQILAYETGLPINVINPAVLKK, from the coding sequence ATGAAAATTTCTATTTTGGATGATTATTTCGATACGTTACGAGTGCTTGAATGTTTCAAGAAACTGAACGGACACGATGTCACTATTTGGAATGATCATATTCAGGATATGGATGAACTTGCAGGGCGTCTTCAGGATGCCGAGGTGCTGGTACTCATCCGGGAGCGAACGGAAATCCGAGCGCCTTTGCTCGAGAAGCTTCCCAACCTAAAACTCATTAGCCAGCGGAGTATTTATCCCCATATTGATGTGGATGACTGCACGAGCCTGGGAGTGATTTTATCATCCAGCCAACATGTGGGGACGCCTTCTTACGCAACAGCCGAGCTGACTTGGGGTTTGATAATTTCGGCGATGAGACAGATACCTCAGCAGATGTCCTCGCTCAAGGCGGGTGGATGGCAGAGCGGTGTGGGAAACACTTTGCGTGGGCGCACACTCGGAATTTTTGGTTACGGTCGAATTGGAAGTGCGGTAGCCGGATATGGAAAAGCGTTCGGGATGAATATCCTGGTGTGGGCGAGTGAAAAATCTCGCTCTCGTGCGGAAGTTGATGGATATGAAACCGCTGAAAGCAAAGAGGTGTTTTTTGAGCAGTGTGACGTTATCTCTCTGCATTTGCGCTTATATGATTCGACTCGGAGTATCGTTACAGCCACTGATCTTGCCCGTATGAAACTGACCGCTCTGATTGTTAATACAAGTCGTGCCCAACTAATAGAGCAAGATGCTCTTGTTGATGCACTTCGCGGCGGGCGCCCTGGTATGGCCGCTGTCGATGTTTATGAAAATGAGCCTATGATGGAAATAGATCACCCATTATTTCAATTGGAAAATGTCATCTGCACACCGCATATCGGCTACGTATCCCAAGAGGAATATGAGTTGCAGTTCAGCGATATCTTCGATCAGATATTGGCTTATGAAACTGGCTTACCAATCAATGTTATCAATCCGGCCGTGCTGAAAAAGTAA
- a CDS encoding SDR family oxidoreductase, with protein sequence MISIDLNGKVAIVTGASQGIGRGCAEWLARAGAAVALVARNAELLNEASSAIRSEGGTAETFVADLTESGKTEWVVKETIKRFGGLDILVNVAGASRRSDPTETSDEDIDLAIDTKLRAAVRLTRAAVPHIRSRGGGSIVFTGGSSQRQSTDFHGSGCIPNASLGAYKHHLAQTLAPEGIRVNLIVPGSTRTPRMEKGASRLAELSGKTTEEVMAGRMAAVPMGRMGTPDDCGKVVLFLVSDLSSFVTGESIGVDGGRCDVIRY encoded by the coding sequence ATGATCTCTATCGATTTAAATGGAAAAGTTGCCATAGTTACAGGCGCAAGCCAGGGAATTGGACGTGGGTGCGCAGAATGGCTCGCTCGCGCCGGAGCAGCGGTTGCTCTTGTTGCGCGAAACGCTGAACTGCTAAACGAAGCGAGTTCAGCTATTCGCTCAGAGGGTGGGACAGCTGAAACATTTGTGGCCGATTTAACGGAATCGGGCAAGACTGAATGGGTTGTTAAGGAGACAATTAAAAGATTTGGAGGACTCGACATTCTAGTAAATGTCGCTGGTGCAAGCCGCCGCTCCGATCCCACAGAGACTTCCGATGAAGATATCGATTTGGCCATAGATACAAAACTGCGAGCGGCCGTTCGGTTGACGCGGGCTGCCGTCCCACATATTCGTTCTCGCGGAGGAGGCAGCATCGTATTTACCGGGGGCTCTAGTCAACGCCAAAGCACCGATTTTCACGGCTCAGGCTGTATTCCCAATGCTAGTCTGGGCGCATACAAACATCACCTTGCGCAAACGCTTGCACCAGAGGGAATTCGGGTTAACCTCATTGTACCGGGGTCCACCAGAACACCACGGATGGAAAAAGGCGCGAGCCGTCTCGCCGAGCTAAGTGGAAAAACCACTGAGGAAGTCATGGCGGGCCGAATGGCAGCCGTTCCCATGGGCCGCATGGGCACTCCTGATGATTGCGGGAAAGTTGTCTTGTTTCTTGTCTCGGACCTTTCCTCGTTTGTAACTGGAGAATCTATCGGAGTTGACGGCGGTCGCTGTGATGTCATCCGATACTAA
- the pabB gene encoding aminodeoxychorismate synthase component I → MIALSPEPSLHVHPDTLENPFTMLRNVLNCQSWGGSDRPPVPFIGGWVGYLTYDLAHWIERLDTSARVDHSFPLMEFAFCRRILAYDHTHNTWTAIELLNEDTPPEETTKKLENLLNLIAGAPNPKRDHRPALSKDLQSNFSRKSYERNVQIILEHIANGDVYQVNFSQRFEGFLQISPEEMALRLLEINPEPFSAFLSFSNRAIVSSSPERFLRVHDRSVEAWPIKGTCPRGVAPEEDERFLEELLASEKDRAELIMITDLLRNDLGRVCIAGSVKVPELRKAVSHNNVHHTYSRVTGRLNPETDLIDLLQATFPGGSVTGAPKIKAMEIIEALEPTTRGPYCGAIGYIGVDGTMDLNIAIRTVLCEGRRVTFQVGGGIVAESRPSDEFEETHQKAKGILKAFGINLDNFFK, encoded by the coding sequence TTGATCGCTCTCTCTCCGGAGCCATCCCTTCACGTTCATCCTGATACTCTTGAAAATCCATTCACAATGCTGCGAAATGTTCTCAATTGCCAGAGTTGGGGCGGGTCAGACAGACCGCCAGTTCCCTTTATCGGTGGATGGGTTGGATATCTAACATACGACTTGGCCCACTGGATAGAGCGACTGGACACCTCCGCCCGTGTTGATCATAGCTTCCCGCTTATGGAATTCGCGTTTTGCCGCCGCATCCTTGCCTACGATCATACCCATAACACGTGGACCGCTATCGAGCTTTTAAATGAAGATACGCCACCAGAAGAAACAACCAAAAAATTAGAAAACCTATTAAACTTAATCGCCGGGGCTCCGAATCCGAAGCGCGACCACCGGCCTGCCTTATCAAAAGATCTTCAAAGTAATTTCTCCCGCAAAAGTTACGAGAGAAATGTTCAAATAATTTTAGAGCACATCGCGAATGGCGATGTATATCAAGTAAATTTTTCGCAACGATTCGAGGGATTTCTTCAAATTTCCCCCGAAGAGATGGCTCTTAGATTATTGGAAATTAATCCCGAACCTTTTAGCGCTTTTCTATCTTTCAGCAATCGGGCAATCGTCTCCTCCAGCCCGGAGAGGTTTCTTCGTGTGCATGATCGTTCGGTGGAGGCATGGCCCATAAAAGGTACATGCCCCAGGGGAGTGGCCCCGGAGGAAGACGAACGTTTTCTCGAAGAATTGCTCGCCTCGGAAAAAGATCGCGCAGAACTTATTATGATTACTGATTTGCTCCGCAATGATCTTGGACGCGTCTGCATTGCTGGTTCGGTGAAAGTTCCCGAGCTACGAAAGGCTGTTTCTCACAATAACGTCCACCATACATATAGCCGGGTGACGGGAAGACTTAATCCCGAAACAGACTTAATTGATTTACTCCAAGCCACATTTCCAGGCGGGAGCGTTACCGGAGCCCCTAAGATAAAAGCCATGGAAATCATCGAAGCACTTGAGCCCACAACCAGGGGTCCGTACTGTGGAGCGATAGGCTATATCGGCGTGGACGGCACAATGGATTTGAATATCGCCATCCGGACGGTTCTATGCGAGGGCAGACGCGTAACGTTCCAAGTTGGCGGAGGCATTGTAGCCGAAAGCCGCCCGTCCGATGAATTTGAAGAAACGCACCAAAAGGCAAAGGGCATCTTGAAAGCCTTCGGTATAAATTTGGATAACTTTTTCAAATGA
- the serS gene encoding serine--tRNA ligase → MLDIRLIRNNPDVVAEALGRRGESPDLSGILAIDARRRELTGEVESRVAEMRRGSKQIGALKKEGKDDDVQAILDKNEHLKEEIKKFETDLEVTEIEFQGQMLLFPNSPHETTPEGFTDADNHLERTWGEKPEFNFEPKAHDDIGEELDILDMKRAAKIAGARFALYKGLGARLERALINFMLDTHTSEHGYTEWLPPFMVNRQSMTGTGQLPKFEEDLFKVGDGQFYLIPTAEVPITNIHREDILDGREFPLKYVAYTPCFRSEAGSYGKDTRGLIRQHQFNKVELVKFTVPENSYDELESLTANAETILQRLGLHYRVVTLCAGDLGFSAAKTYDIEVWVPSQNTFREISSCSNFEDFQARRAQIRYRPEPKDKPEFVHTLNGSGLAVGRTVVAILENYQNKDGSVTIPEVLRGYMGGVEAIEPG, encoded by the coding sequence TTGCTGGATATTCGCCTGATTCGAAATAATCCTGATGTGGTAGCCGAGGCTCTGGGCCGTAGAGGAGAATCCCCCGATTTAAGCGGAATCCTTGCTATTGATGCCCGCCGACGAGAGCTGACAGGTGAGGTCGAAAGCCGTGTGGCCGAAATGCGCCGCGGCAGCAAGCAAATTGGCGCGCTCAAAAAAGAGGGCAAAGATGACGATGTCCAGGCTATTCTCGATAAGAATGAGCACCTCAAAGAAGAAATTAAAAAATTTGAAACGGATCTTGAGGTAACGGAAATCGAGTTCCAAGGTCAAATGCTTCTGTTTCCCAACTCTCCTCACGAAACAACGCCTGAGGGATTCACCGACGCAGACAACCACCTGGAGCGAACGTGGGGAGAAAAACCTGAATTTAATTTCGAGCCCAAAGCCCATGACGATATCGGTGAGGAACTCGATATTTTAGATATGAAAAGGGCGGCAAAAATTGCTGGTGCGAGATTCGCTCTCTACAAAGGGCTGGGTGCCCGTTTGGAGCGCGCCTTAATTAACTTCATGCTCGACACTCACACCAGCGAGCATGGGTATACCGAGTGGCTTCCGCCATTCATGGTAAATCGGCAATCCATGACCGGCACAGGACAGCTTCCTAAATTCGAAGAGGACCTTTTTAAAGTTGGAGACGGCCAATTTTATCTAATCCCAACTGCGGAGGTCCCTATTACCAATATTCACCGAGAGGATATCCTGGACGGCAGAGAATTTCCCCTTAAATATGTCGCCTACACTCCTTGCTTCAGGAGCGAGGCTGGATCTTACGGAAAAGATACACGCGGCTTAATACGCCAACACCAATTCAATAAAGTGGAGCTCGTGAAATTTACCGTGCCAGAAAACAGCTACGATGAGCTCGAATCGCTCACTGCGAACGCCGAAACAATACTGCAGCGACTCGGCCTGCATTACCGAGTAGTTACCCTGTGCGCTGGCGATCTCGGTTTTTCCGCTGCCAAAACCTACGACATCGAAGTCTGGGTGCCTTCACAGAACACTTTTCGGGAAATTTCCTCTTGTAGCAATTTTGAGGATTTTCAAGCGCGACGAGCGCAAATCCGATACCGCCCCGAGCCCAAGGACAAACCCGAGTTCGTCCACACGCTCAACGGCTCAGGATTAGCCGTAGGCCGAACCGTCGTCGCGATTCTCGAAAATTACCAAAACAAAGACGGTTCCGTCACAATCCCAGAAGTCTTGCGTGGTTATATGGGTGGGGTCGAAGCCATCGAGCCCGGGTAA
- a CDS encoding tetratricopeptide repeat protein, with the protein MTEEKLDPGTTLLAAESAPWAIASLKRLFKEYQLTNVTFVDDAYKTLHMGRFEIFSIILIGDNLEKGDSVNVISQIRADGKNKKAPIIYISQIDDEETSKVAIDAGVTKIIKRPVEERSLREAIENVVGKYILTATMAEEQNEENESATTSVVERGQKLLALGDLEGAEEAFEEAMMTGGGSEEVFCGLAEVYLARGDKEAAEQVLAEAVRIDPMAREKFDARNLGLIRRGQEYMQKGKLDEAQDAFEDALLKGGELLEVYASLAEVHLKKNDKESAERAIAEAEKIDPEVRERFKKIEAELVSQGDKNLDGGKIPEAKSAFECAVCVNENSVAANVGLGQSHQALGEKEAADKAFQKALESDERPQDLHVYNKMGISARKAKDFKTALESYDRAISYDPEDEILYYNKAMVYVAQTQFEECLELLETALQYNPEFVEAKGARDKIQQMLKK; encoded by the coding sequence ATGACTGAAGAAAAACTTGATCCAGGCACTACGCTATTGGCTGCTGAAAGCGCCCCATGGGCAATTGCCTCCCTAAAACGACTTTTCAAAGAATATCAGTTGACGAATGTTACCTTTGTGGATGATGCATACAAGACCCTCCACATGGGTCGGTTTGAAATTTTTTCAATCATTCTAATTGGAGATAATCTAGAGAAGGGAGATAGCGTCAATGTAATTTCTCAAATTCGAGCTGATGGGAAGAATAAAAAGGCGCCGATTATTTACATTTCTCAAATCGATGATGAGGAGACATCAAAGGTTGCCATAGACGCTGGTGTGACCAAGATAATCAAAAGGCCAGTGGAGGAAAGGTCACTTCGCGAGGCAATTGAAAATGTCGTCGGGAAATATATTCTCACAGCGACGATGGCGGAGGAGCAGAACGAGGAAAATGAGTCGGCGACCACGTCGGTTGTTGAGCGGGGGCAAAAGCTTTTGGCCCTTGGAGACTTGGAGGGTGCAGAGGAAGCCTTCGAGGAAGCGATGATGACTGGTGGCGGCTCCGAGGAAGTCTTTTGCGGCCTCGCCGAGGTTTATTTGGCGCGAGGTGATAAAGAGGCGGCCGAGCAGGTCCTTGCCGAGGCCGTCAGGATTGATCCGATGGCCCGGGAGAAATTCGATGCTCGAAACTTGGGTTTGATTCGACGTGGCCAAGAATATATGCAGAAAGGAAAACTCGACGAGGCGCAGGATGCTTTTGAGGATGCTTTGCTCAAAGGGGGGGAGCTGCTTGAGGTATATGCCAGTCTGGCTGAAGTGCACCTTAAGAAAAACGACAAAGAATCGGCCGAGCGGGCGATAGCCGAAGCTGAAAAAATAGATCCCGAAGTCCGCGAAAGATTTAAAAAAATTGAAGCGGAATTAGTTTCTCAGGGAGATAAAAATCTGGATGGTGGAAAAATCCCGGAGGCAAAAAGTGCATTCGAATGCGCTGTTTGTGTGAACGAGAACAGTGTGGCAGCCAACGTTGGGCTCGGGCAATCCCATCAGGCGTTGGGAGAAAAAGAGGCCGCCGACAAGGCTTTTCAAAAGGCACTGGAAAGCGATGAACGCCCCCAGGATTTGCATGTGTATAACAAAATGGGAATATCTGCTCGAAAGGCAAAGGATTTTAAGACAGCTCTTGAATCTTATGATCGGGCCATTTCATATGACCCGGAAGATGAAATTCTCTACTATAACAAGGCAATGGTATATGTTGCGCAAACACAGTTTGAGGAGTGTCTTGAATTGTTGGAAACGGCGCTCCAGTATAACCCCGAGTTTGTTGAGGCCAAGGGGGCTAGGGATAAAATTCAACAGATGTTGAAAAAATAA
- a CDS encoding tetratricopeptide repeat protein, translating into MSADAVAPGGDDDRVVRGHEALEDKDFKTAKTQFDEALTSDFSNIHARLGLCQALVGLDELKDAEKTFEAAASLEPGPGFAKAFNRLGISLRQMKTFALSLQAFSRASDINSGDHVIYYNMSLVHIVQFQLDEAAGLFEKALEIKPDFIEAKNALEKLPIWKNVLSENEK; encoded by the coding sequence TTGAGCGCGGATGCCGTGGCGCCTGGAGGCGATGATGATCGAGTCGTACGCGGGCATGAGGCTCTAGAAGATAAAGATTTTAAAACTGCAAAAACGCAGTTTGACGAAGCCTTGACAAGTGATTTCAGTAATATTCACGCTCGTCTTGGATTGTGTCAGGCACTTGTAGGGCTCGATGAACTCAAGGATGCTGAAAAAACTTTTGAGGCTGCGGCGAGTCTTGAGCCAGGGCCGGGTTTTGCAAAGGCATTTAATCGATTAGGAATTAGCCTTAGGCAAATGAAGACATTTGCTCTTTCTCTGCAGGCGTTCTCGCGGGCCAGTGACATCAATTCGGGCGACCATGTTATTTACTACAACATGTCACTAGTTCACATAGTTCAGTTTCAACTAGATGAAGCCGCCGGTTTATTTGAAAAAGCCTTGGAAATCAAACCTGATTTTATCGAGGCAAAAAATGCACTTGAAAAGCTCCCTATTTGGAAAAATGTTTTGAGCGAAAACGAAAAATAA
- a CDS encoding GNAT family N-acetyltransferase, producing MNIRPALADDINIIVRFNIEMALESESLKLPPEVVRQGVEMSLGNPEKGKYFLAEEKSSGDSVGQIRVTLEWSDWNNGYYWWIQNVYVSPSSRKQGIYTALHEHVRKLAREAYACGLLLYVDHENTSAREVYQHLGMNNSHYLIYEQEKN from the coding sequence ATTAATATTCGGCCCGCGCTCGCAGACGACATAAACATCATCGTTCGCTTCAATATCGAGATGGCACTTGAGAGCGAAAGTCTGAAACTCCCACCAGAGGTCGTCCGCCAAGGCGTTGAAATGTCTCTTGGCAACCCAGAAAAAGGGAAATATTTTCTAGCTGAAGAAAAAAGCTCCGGTGATTCGGTAGGCCAGATACGCGTTACTCTCGAATGGAGTGATTGGAACAACGGATATTACTGGTGGATACAGAACGTTTATGTTTCCCCCTCATCACGAAAACAAGGGATTTACACCGCCCTACACGAGCATGTACGAAAGTTGGCACGGGAAGCCTATGCGTGTGGTCTTTTGTTATACGTCGACCATGAAAACACATCCGCCAGAGAAGTTTACCAACACTTAGGAATGAATAATAGCCACTATCTGATCTACGAGCAGGAAAAAAATTAA
- a CDS encoding Gfo/Idh/MocA family oxidoreductase, whose product MSEETKTHQPVGLALVGCGMIGRTRAQIAREFGGLGWLGVCDHNEEFGKAFAEEIKADFFTTDYRELFDCPEANAVIVATDEKNHVEPVLAAAEAGHAIMVEKPLAVDARESAKVLKTLQSTGVDAVVGYTRRFLRRFLTARERIMTGQLGDVTSMTTRAFMNRIASSAIVKRADDAAKFTPMVIAGTHTLDLSLWFLEEKKPVQIYASSVSKTMAPLGTKDATFGIVTFEDGTILSMSINWALPEIWPGSVCSNEFGIVGTEGVLTIDDTHRDQVLATEKGQPAGYTPDIKRNVDFLESYPAGDFAFGQHWGPIRDETLTWLSRVHSDRDTPHATAADGHRNLIISKAMDLSARRGEAVRLPIEPEELED is encoded by the coding sequence ATGAGCGAGGAGACAAAAACCCACCAACCCGTCGGCTTGGCTCTTGTGGGCTGCGGCATGATTGGACGCACCCGGGCTCAAATCGCCCGGGAATTCGGCGGCCTCGGGTGGCTGGGTGTCTGCGATCATAATGAAGAATTCGGCAAAGCCTTCGCAGAGGAAATCAAGGCTGACTTTTTCACGACCGACTATCGGGAACTTTTCGACTGCCCTGAAGCAAACGCTGTCATCGTTGCCACGGATGAAAAAAATCATGTCGAGCCGGTGCTCGCCGCTGCAGAGGCGGGCCATGCCATCATGGTCGAAAAGCCCCTGGCCGTTGATGCCCGCGAATCGGCCAAAGTCCTCAAGACTCTTCAATCCACCGGCGTTGACGCCGTCGTAGGCTACACTAGACGCTTCCTCCGCCGCTTTCTCACGGCAAGGGAAAGGATCATGACGGGCCAGCTCGGCGACGTCACCTCGATGACAACCCGGGCATTCATGAACCGTATTGCCTCATCTGCCATCGTTAAACGTGCGGACGACGCCGCTAAATTTACACCCATGGTAATTGCCGGCACACACACCCTGGATTTGTCATTGTGGTTTCTTGAAGAGAAAAAACCTGTCCAGATCTACGCAAGCTCGGTATCAAAAACAATGGCACCACTCGGCACAAAGGACGCCACATTCGGCATCGTCACTTTCGAGGACGGAACCATATTGAGCATGTCTATCAATTGGGCCCTGCCAGAAATCTGGCCAGGTTCGGTTTGCAGCAACGAATTTGGTATTGTGGGAACAGAAGGTGTGCTCACCATCGACGACACCCATCGAGATCAAGTGCTCGCCACCGAGAAAGGCCAACCAGCGGGCTACACCCCTGATATAAAGCGAAACGTCGATTTTCTCGAAAGCTATCCTGCAGGCGATTTCGCCTTTGGTCAACATTGGGGGCCCATCCGAGACGAAACTCTCACATGGTTATCCCGAGTTCATAGTGATCGCGACACCCCGCACGCCACCGCAGCCGACGGACACCGGAATCTGATCATCTCAAAAGCCATGGATCTTTCAGCCAGGCGAGGCGAGGCCGTGCGCCTTCCCATCGAACCCGAAGAGCTAGAGGATTAG
- a CDS encoding sulfite exporter TauE/SafE family protein gives MTEIPVILMIFLFIVMVFGGFAKGTMGFGLIVSTVPFLSVVIPPKDAMAWMAVPILLLNIYALILTRSEWRQTPRIFVFLPACIFFVPIGVRLVVWLPEDITRAAIGASVFIVVAMRLGGWKPEKKTEHVGHPLSVAWGAATGFLHGALMMPAPTLVLYLNYISVPKDAFVFLLNCVSTTLIFTQIVTFAGLGAYASGAGWQSLFLLAPAVLGMWIGNRFRQSLSESGFERMVLSLLGLVGITLVAKFIYGLL, from the coding sequence GTGACTGAAATTCCCGTAATTCTCATGATTTTTCTTTTCATCGTTATGGTCTTTGGTGGATTTGCCAAAGGGACAATGGGCTTTGGCCTCATCGTATCGACCGTTCCCTTTCTCTCTGTCGTAATTCCTCCTAAGGATGCCATGGCATGGATGGCGGTGCCTATACTTCTTCTCAACATCTACGCCCTCATACTCACCCGTTCTGAGTGGCGCCAGACACCGCGAATCTTCGTTTTTCTCCCTGCGTGCATATTTTTCGTGCCCATCGGTGTCCGCCTCGTCGTCTGGCTTCCCGAGGACATCACCCGGGCCGCCATCGGGGCTAGTGTTTTTATCGTTGTCGCCATGCGACTCGGCGGCTGGAAGCCCGAGAAGAAAACAGAGCATGTCGGACACCCCCTTTCAGTTGCCTGGGGAGCGGCGACCGGTTTTCTCCATGGCGCACTAATGATGCCTGCCCCGACTCTTGTGCTGTACCTTAATTACATTTCCGTCCCGAAGGATGCTTTTGTTTTTCTTCTCAATTGCGTTTCGACAACTCTTATCTTCACGCAGATTGTCACATTCGCAGGCCTTGGCGCTTATGCATCTGGCGCGGGCTGGCAGAGTCTTTTTCTTCTCGCACCTGCCGTTCTCGGAATGTGGATCGGTAATCGTTTTCGCCAATCGCTCTCAGAATCCGGATTCGAGCGTATGGTCCTCAGCCTTCTCGGTCTCGTCGGAATAACGTTAGTCGCAAAATTCATATATGGACTCCTCTAG
- a CDS encoding SUMF1/EgtB/PvdO family nonheme iron enzyme encodes MGSDRAERDLAYRIGSNAARKGRWFDAWELPRKQLFLKNYFIDKNLVTQSEYQFFVRETGHPAPFISPEDYQRQGYLVHPYKAVRRYLWLKDAGGKPTHPAGLERHPVVLVSRLDGEAMCAWRRGKSGGKHLRLPTEAEWEKAARGTQGAYFPWGNRFDPARLNHAYHHKGTTPIGTYTKGASPYGVLDMAGNVFEWTSSDFDPGRGVMKGGGSWDDQPGITRAASRHGRSPRARHLLFGFRCMCEEK; translated from the coding sequence ATGGGAAGTGACCGGGCCGAGAGGGATCTCGCCTACCGCATCGGCAGCAACGCCGCACGAAAAGGCCGATGGTTTGATGCATGGGAACTTCCCCGCAAACAGCTCTTTTTAAAAAATTATTTCATCGACAAGAATCTCGTTACCCAAAGCGAATATCAATTTTTTGTTCGGGAGACTGGCCACCCTGCACCTTTCATTTCCCCTGAAGACTATCAGCGACAAGGATATCTCGTTCATCCCTACAAGGCTGTGCGCCGATACCTATGGTTAAAAGACGCGGGCGGCAAACCGACCCACCCTGCTGGCCTTGAGCGCCATCCCGTCGTCCTCGTCAGTCGATTAGATGGCGAGGCCATGTGCGCCTGGCGCAGGGGAAAATCCGGCGGCAAGCACTTGCGCCTCCCCACCGAGGCCGAGTGGGAAAAAGCCGCTCGCGGCACACAAGGCGCTTATTTTCCTTGGGGTAATCGATTCGACCCCGCTCGTTTAAATCACGCCTACCATCACAAAGGAACTACCCCAATTGGCACTTACACAAAGGGTGCCAGCCCGTACGGGGTTCTCGATATGGCGGGCAACGTTTTCGAGTGGACTTCGAGCGATTTTGACCCTGGACGGGGCGTTATGAAAGGTGGGGGCTCTTGGGACGATCAGCCGGGCATCACTCGGGCCGCCTCGCGGCATGGCCGATCTCCGAGAGCTCGCCACCTGCTATTTGGATTTCGATGCATGTGTGAGGAAAAGTGA
- a CDS encoding DUF302 domain-containing protein, whose translation MRNLAVIFAMFFSITLLTTSPAHTGEMPRFKTKAPFLQTEKDLTAAIRKNKMGLVSKASATHGAAAIGVKIKGNRVFGVYHPRFAVRMLQASIPAGIEAPIRIYLYENTDGTATITYKKPSDVFRPYGSADLDKMAAELDVIFAKIVQDAR comes from the coding sequence ATGCGTAATTTAGCCGTTATTTTCGCCATGTTCTTTTCAATTACCCTGCTCACGACCAGCCCTGCCCACACCGGTGAAATGCCTCGCTTCAAGACCAAGGCGCCATTTCTTCAAACAGAAAAAGACCTAACCGCCGCCATCAGGAAAAACAAGATGGGACTCGTCAGCAAAGCGAGTGCTACGCATGGTGCAGCGGCAATAGGCGTTAAAATTAAGGGCAACCGGGTTTTTGGTGTATATCATCCACGCTTTGCCGTTCGAATGCTCCAGGCGAGCATACCGGCGGGAATCGAGGCGCCGATTCGAATCTATCTTTACGAAAATACCGATGGCACGGCGACAATTACCTACAAAAAACCGAGCGATGTTTTCCGTCCCTACGGAAGCGCCGACCTCGATAAAATGGCCGCCGAGCTTGACGTGATCTTCGCGAAAATCGTGCAAGACGCACGATAA